ATCGTGAGCTCCGGCGCTCCATACCCGGCACAGGGTCCGCGGCCTGCCGGTCCTCGACGGGCACCGCCCGGTCGGATCGGTGGCGCTGGTCAATGTTGCCCGCGTCCTGCGCGGGCCCAGGTCGGCGGCCTCCTCGGCACCCTCTCCCCCGGCTGACGTCGGCATGCGCCGCCCGGGTGGCGACGCATGCCCACCAGACGTGGACTGGTATTGCCCCGGCAGAGCCGCCGGAAAGCTGACCGAAGAAAGGGTGAGCAGCCGTGCCCGCAGGATCCAGTAAGAAACGTGAACGGCAGTACGAGCACATCAAGGAACAGGCCGAGGAGCGTGGCACCTCGCAGAAGCGGGCCAAGGAGATCGCCGCCCGCACGGTGAACAAGGAACGCGCCCGCTCCGGCGAAGCCAAAACCGCAAGCAAGACCTCCATCCGCGATCCGAAATCCGCACCCCAGCATGGCGGCGAACGCTCCCACCGCGGACCCGTCAGCCCGACCAGAGACCAGCTCTACGAAGAGGCCAGGAAGAAGAACATCGAAGGCCGCTCCACCATGAACAAGGACCAACTGCGCCGGGCCGTCGGCCGCTGAACCACTTGCCCGCCAGGCCCGCATGGAGAAACGAGTCGGGCGTGGCCTGTCGCTTCCCGCGGCAGGCCACGCCCGACGTCTGAGGTGCTGTGCAGTCGGCAGGCTCGGGCAAGGTCGCAGTTCCTACAGACGCCGGGGCACGCGGCCCCGGACGCCGGGCACGCGCACCCAGACGCCGGGGGCACGCGGCCCGGCCGGGTGTGTCGCGGAAGACCCGCTCGATCTCACCCTGGATGTGGTGTCTGTTGCGGAAGCCGTCGGAGACCTCCCTGAGTGGACGGTCAGCCGGCTGCCTGTTGCGAGGGCGAGCCGGTTGCTTGTGTGGCGGCCCAGGAGGCGAGTAGGCGCAGCCCTCCTTTGCCCGGTGGGGAGCCGGCGCAAGCGTCACCGTCGCGTTCTTCCGGCCCGCGGCAGCCGCGCTACCGCCGGGCCGTGCCGGGCCGTGCCGGGCCGTGCCGGGCCGTGCCGACTGTCCCCGCTTCCTCGGGATGTCCTGTGGCCGGCCTTGGTCAACCCGTCGCTCCCAGGGCCCGGGCCAGGCCGATCACGTCGTCGGCGACGAGGTCGACCCCAGCGGGTGGGTCGACCCGCTCGGCGTCCGGCCCCCACTCCAGCGGGCGTGGGACATAGGCGGTGCGCAGCCCGGCCTCGGCGGCGGCTTCGAGGTCGTCGGGGTGGCAGGCCACCATGAGGAGCCGTCGCGGCTCCACCTCGAGCAGCTCTGCGGCCATGCGGTAGACACGGGGGTCGGGCTTGTAGGACCTGGCCAGCTCGGCCGACAGAATGCAGTCGAACCGCAGCCCTGCCTGTTTGGTGAGGCCTGCGAGCAGGCCGACACCTCCGTTGGACAGCGTCGCGGTGATCACACGGGTGTGGTGGAGCAGTTCCAGACCGGCTGCGGCGTCGGGCCAGGGGCGCAGACGGTGCCAGGCCTGCACGAGCGCGTCCCGTTCGGCCTCGCCGAGTTCGTCGAGGCCGTGCTCGGCCACGACGTCGTCGAGCATGAGCCGGTGCAGATCGTCCAGCGGCCGCCAAGGCAGCTCTCCGCCCAGGACCCGCTCCAGCACCGGGCGGTAGCGGCGTCTCCAGGCGTCGGTGACAGCGGGCCAGTCGGCATCCAGTCCGGCCCGGCCGCCGATATCGGCCAGCTCCCTGGTCACGCTGGAGCGCCAGTCGGTCATCGTCCCGAAAACATCGAATACAGCGGCATCAACGTCCATACGGCATCCCCCGGCCCCTCAACTCATCGTTTGCCTCGGTGACTTGGCGCGT
This Streptomyces decoyicus DNA region includes the following protein-coding sequences:
- a CDS encoding haloacid dehalogenase type II — protein: MDVDAAVFDVFGTMTDWRSSVTRELADIGGRAGLDADWPAVTDAWRRRYRPVLERVLGGELPWRPLDDLHRLMLDDVVAEHGLDELGEAERDALVQAWHRLRPWPDAAAGLELLHHTRVITATLSNGGVGLLAGLTKQAGLRFDCILSAELARSYKPDPRVYRMAAELLEVEPRRLLMVACHPDDLEAAAEAGLRTAYVPRPLEWGPDAERVDPPAGVDLVADDVIGLARALGATG